A single Phragmites australis chromosome 4, lpPhrAust1.1, whole genome shotgun sequence DNA region contains:
- the LOC133915938 gene encoding protein SPIRAL1-like 1 → MSRGGSAGGGQSSLGYLFGGGEGPKPAVAPAAPAVSAPPAEKPAAAKADVAKQIPAGVASQTNNYHRADGQNTGNFLTDRPSTKVHAAPGGGSSLGYLFGGN, encoded by the exons ATGAGTCGTGGTGGAAGTGCCGGTGGTGGTCAAAGTTCTCTGGGCTACCTCTTTGGAGGTGGCGAGGGCCCAAAACCAGCAGTGGCACCAGCTGCACCAGCAGTGAGTGCTCCTCCTGCTGAGAAACCAGCTGCTGCAAAAGCTGATGTGGCCAAGCAGATTCCTGCTGGGGTTGCTAGCCAAACGAATAACTATCACAGGGCTGACGGGCAGAACACTGGCAACTTCCTTACG GACCGTCCTTCGACCAAGGTTCATGCTGCTCCAGGTGGTGGCTCTTCCCTGGGCTACCTTTTCGGTGGAAACTGA
- the LOC133915936 gene encoding COBRA-like protein 1, with the protein MARLLLLQLLHLGAAIVLLAGFSSLAPLAEAYDPLDPNGNITIKWDIMQWTPDGYVAVVSIYNYQKYRHIQAPGWHLGWVWAKKEIIWTMIGGQATEQGDCSQFKGNIPHCCKKDPTIVDLLPGTPYNMQIANCCKGGVLSSWVQYPVNAVASFQVSVGRSGTTNYTVKAPLNITLKAPGPGYTCGVANEVKPPTRFISLDGRRTTQAHVTWNVTCTYSQFVAQRAPTCCVSLSSFYNDTIVNCPKCSCGCQNNITRPGSCVEGNSPYLASVVNEPGKSSLAPLVQCTPHMCPIRVHWHVKLNYREYWRVKITVTNWNYRMNYSQWNIVVEHPNFDKVTTIFSFNYKSLNTYGVINDTGMLWGIKYYNDLLMVAGPNGNVQSELLFRKDPSTFTFDKGWAFPRRIYFNGDNCVMPPPDVYPWLPNSSPVLKASPLVQPVAIWTTLLFLWLHM; encoded by the exons ATGGCGAGATTGCTCCTCCTACAGCTCCTGCACCTGGGCGCCGCCATTGTATTGCTCGCCGGCTTCTCTTCTCTGGCGCCTTTGGCAG AAGCATATGATCCTCTTGATCCAAATGGGAATATCACAATCAAATGGGATATCATGCAGTGGACTCCAGATGGCTATGTT GCTGTTGTTTCCATATACAATTACCAGAAATACCGACATATCCAAGCGCCTGGGTGGCATCTTGGGTGGGTGTGGGCAAAGAAGGAGATCATCTGGACAATGATTGGTGGGCAGGCCACAGAGCAAGGCGATTGCTCCCAATTCAAAGGCAATATACCACACTGCTGCAAGAAGGATCCGACCATTGTTGACTTGCTTCCTGGGACACCTTACAACATGCAGATTGCAAATTGTTGCAAAGGAGGAGTGCTTAGCTCATGGGTTCAATATCCAGTTAATGCAGTAGCATCATTTCAGGTCAGCGTTGGCCGTTCTGGAACTACCAACTATACAGTGAAAGCGCCACTAAACATCACTCTGAAGGCCCCAGGGCCAGGATATACTTGTGGAGTCGCTAatgaggtgaagcctcctactAGGTTCATTTCTCTTGACGGGAGGAGAACAACTCAAGCTCATG TGACGTGGAACGTGACTTGTACTTATTCACAATTTGTTGCTCAGAGAGCTCCAACATGTTGTGTTTCACTCTCATCGTTTTACAATGACACGATAGTTAACTGCCCAAAATGTTCATGTGGCTGCCAGAACAACATAACCAGACCAGGGAGCTGTGTGGA GGGCAATTCACCTTATTTGGCTTCTGTTGTGAATGAACCTGGCAAGAGCAGCTTGGCTCCTCTAGTACAATGCACACCCCATATGTGCCCAATAAGAGTGCATTGGCATGTTAAGCTCAACTACAGGGAATACTGGAGGGTGAAGATCACGGTTACTAATTGGAATTACCGGATGAACTACTCGCAGTGGAACATAGTCGTCGAACATCCAAATTTCGACAAAGTCACTACTATTTTCAGCTTCAACTACAAGTCTTTGAACACCTATGGAGTAATAA ATGATACTGGGATGCTCTGGGGTATCAAGTACTACAACGACCTGCTTATGGTGGCTGGGCCAAATGGAAATGTGCAATCCGAGCTTCTGTTCCGGAAGGACCCGTCTACGTTCACTTTCGACAAAGGCTGGGCCTTTCCAAGGCGGATATACTTCAATGGTGACAACTGCGTCATGCCTCCACCAGATGTGTACCCATGGCTACCTAACTCTTCTCCTGTGCTGAAGGCATCACCCCTTGTTCAGCCCGTTGCCATTTGGACAACATTGTTGTTCTTGTGGCTTCACATGTAG
- the LOC133915937 gene encoding COBRA-like protein 5, translated as MGLRNTSVILALVLTVTFSVAVAYDPLDPNGNITIKWDVISWTPDGYVAMVTMSNYQMYRHIMAPGWTVGWSWAKKEVIWSIVGAQATEQGDCSKFKGGIPHCCKHTPAVVDLLPGVPYNQQIANCCKAGVVSAYGQDPTGSVSAFQVSVGLAGTTNKTVKLPKNFTLMGPGPGYTCGPARIVPSTVYFTPDHRRKTQALMTWTVTCTYSQQLASKYPSCCVSFSSFYNSTIVPCAKCACGCGHGGHAPGGCIMGDSKRALSAGVNTPRKDGAALLQCTTHMCPIRVHWHVKLNYKDYWRAKIAITNFNYRMNYTQWTLVAQHPNLDNVTEVFSFQYKPLLPYGRINDTGMFYGQKFYNDLLMEAGPFGNVQSEVLMRKDANSFTFSQGWAFPRKIYFNGDECKMPPPDSYPYLPNSAPVATPRSQMIASAFLLVLLLVA; from the exons ATGGGGCTCCGCAACACCTCCGTGATTCTGGCTCTGGTTCTTACAGTCACCTTCTCAGTTGCAG TTGCCTATGATCCCCTGGACCCGAACGGCAACATTACCATCAAGTGGGATGTCATCTCCTGGACGCCCGACGGATACGTGGCGATGGTTACGATGAGCAACTACCAGATGTACCGCCACATCATGGCGCCCGGGTGGACGGTGGGGTGGTCGTGGGCGAAGAAGGAGGTGATCTGGTCCATCGTGGGCGCCCAGGCGACGGAACAGGGCGACTGCTCAAAGTTCAAGGGCGGCATCCCGCACTGCTGCAAGCACACGCCCGCCGTCGTCGACCTCCTCCCCGGCGTCCCCTACAACCAGCAGATCGCCAACTGCTGCAAGGCCGGCGTCGTCTCCGCCTACGGCCAGGACCCCACCGGCTCGGTCTCCGCGTTCCAGGTCTCCGTCGGCCTCGCCGGCACCACCAACAAGACCGTCAAGCTGCCCAAGAACTTCACCCTCATGGGGCCCGGGCCCGGGTACACCTGCGGCCCCGCCAGGATCGTCCCCTCCACCGTCTACTTCACGCCCGACCACCGCCGTAAGACGCAGGCGCTTATGACGTGGACCGTCACCTGCACCTACTCCCAGCAGCTGGCATCCAAGTACCCGTCCTGCTGcgtctccttctcctccttctacaatAGCACCATCGTGCCGTGCGCCAAGTGCGCCTGCGGCTGCGGCCACGGCGGCCACGCCCCCGGCGGCTGCATCATGGGGGACTCGAAGCGGGCGCTGTCGGCGGGGGTGAACACGCCGCGCAAGGACGGCGCGGCGCTGCTGCAGTGCACGACCCACATGTGCCCCATCCGCGTGCACTGGCACGTCAAGCTCAACTACAAGGACTACTGGCGCGCCAAGATCGCCATCACCAACTTCAACTACCGCATGAACTACACGCAGTGGACGCTCGTCGCGCAGCACCCCAACCTCGACAACGTCACAGAGGTCTTCAGCTTCCAGTACAAGCCCCTCCTCCCCTACGGCAGAATCA atgacACGGGCATGTTCTACGGGCAAAAGTTCTACAACGACCTGCTCATGGAGGCCGGGCCCTTCGGCAACGTGCAGTCGGAGGTGCTCATGCGGAAGGATGCCAACTCCTTCACCTTCAGCCAGGGATGGGCGTTCCCGCGCAAGATCTACTTCAACGGCGACGAGTGCAAGATGCCACCGCCGGACTCCTACCCCTACCTGCCCAACTCCGCCCCTGTCGCCACGCCGCGTTCCCAGATGATCGCCTCTGCGTTCCTGCTGGTGCTGCTCCTGGTGGCATGA